From Granulicella sp. WH15, the proteins below share one genomic window:
- a CDS encoding competence protein CoiA family protein yields the protein MRFALINDERTDPQPKLHGHCPHCGEEVISKCGKVKIWHWAHKSTMVCDPWWENETEWHRAWKDNFPKEWQEISAVDAGTGETHIADVKTSHGLTVEFQHSPMPLEELMARESFYGNMIWIVDGLRSDLDISYFQLGLGRTPVQTNPLAYGFAWYGRSRIMHNWSDAKSRVFIDFGNSLTKGPPVVWRLVFFDKEQKRGAVGPYPKHLLVKAILQGQEIGVTCLPTQEGNMATPESESRSENI from the coding sequence ATGAGATTCGCTTTGATCAACGACGAAAGAACAGATCCTCAACCCAAACTGCACGGGCATTGTCCTCATTGTGGCGAAGAAGTTATATCCAAATGCGGCAAAGTAAAAATTTGGCATTGGGCGCACAAGTCAACGATGGTCTGTGATCCGTGGTGGGAGAATGAGACCGAGTGGCATCGTGCATGGAAGGATAATTTCCCAAAAGAGTGGCAGGAAATATCCGCTGTCGATGCAGGAACGGGTGAAACGCACATCGCAGACGTGAAAACCTCTCATGGCTTGACCGTAGAATTTCAGCATTCCCCAATGCCATTAGAAGAACTGATGGCAAGAGAGAGTTTCTACGGAAACATGATCTGGATTGTTGATGGGCTAAGAAGTGACCTCGACATTAGCTATTTTCAACTGGGTCTTGGACGCACCCCCGTTCAAACGAATCCTCTCGCATACGGATTTGCATGGTACGGACGTAGCAGAATCATGCATAACTGGTCAGATGCTAAATCTCGTGTGTTTATAGATTTTGGGAACAGCCTGACCAAAGGCCCTCCAGTTGTTTGGAGGTTGGTCTTCTTTGATAAGGAACAAAAACGAGGAGCTGTCGGACCTTATCCGAAGCATCTATTGGTCAAAGCAATCTTGCAGGGACAAGAAATAGGAGTCACCTGCTTACCCACACAGGAAGGCAATATGGCGACACCAGAATCGGAAAGCCGGAGCGAAAATATATGA